CCACCGCATCGGCGGTGCAGGGCATGTTGGCTCCTTCGGCAACCAGCCGGCAGCCGTTGTCGATCAACGTTTGCGCATCGTCGCCGTCGAGTTCGTTCTGGGTCGCGCAGGGCAGGGCGATGTCGCATTCGGCGGCCCACGGCGCCTTGCCTTCCTGGAAGTCCCAGCCCAGTTTCTCGGCGACCTGTTCGATCCGGCAGCCGCGGTCCTGCTTCATTCGCTTGACGGTCTCGAGCTGCTCCCGCTCGAGACCATCGGCGTCGTGCATCGTGCCGCCGGAGTCCGACAGCGTGACCACACGGGCACCGAGCGCGATCGCCTTCTCGGCAGCGTGCAGCGCGACGTTGCCGGCGCCGGAGATCGCGATCCGCTGGCCGTCGAGGTCGCCGTCGGCCCGGTCGAGCATGTCCTGGACGAAGTAGAGCACGCCGTAGCCGGTCGCCTCGGTGCGCAACTCCGAGCCGCCGAAGGACACCCCTTTCCCCGTCAGCGCACCGACGAATTCCCGCGTCAGGGTGCGGTACTGGCCGAACAGGTAGCCGATCTCGCGCTGGCCGACACCGATGTCGCCGGCCGGGATGTCGCGATTCGGGCCGATGTAGTGGACCAGCTGGTTCATCAATGCCTGGCAGAAACGCATGATCTCGTCGTCGCTCCTGCCCTTGGGGTCGAAGTTCGCGCCGCCCTTCGCGCCGCCGATCGGCAGGCCGGTCAACGCATTCTTGAAGCATTGCTCGAAGCCGAGGAACTTCAGCACCGACTCGGTCAGGCCGGGATCGAACCGCAGGCCGCCCTTGTAGGGTCCGATCGCGTTGTTGAACTGGACCCGCCAGCCGCGATGGACCTGGGGTTGGCCCTGGTCGTCGATCCAGCTGACCCGGAACGAGACGACCCGGTCGGGCTCGGTCATCCGTTCGAGCAGCTTGCCGCGCTGGTAGCGGTCGTGCTCGGCGATGAACGGGAGCACGTCGGCGGCGACCTCGTGCACGGCCTGGTGGAACTCCTTCTCGTCCGGGTTGCGCTGGACGACCCCGTCCATGAAGCGCTCCAGATCCTTCCGGTCGCCGTCGAACCGCTTGTCGTCGTTCATTGCCGTTTCCTGTCGATCGTGGTCGCGATGAGATCGAGGCACGGTAGCAGTCCCGGTGCCAACGTATCGACACGGCCCGGCAAGCGCGGGCCGGGCGGCCGGGCGGCCGGGAACCCCGGAAGCCCCGGGTGGCCCGGTCACGGGAGCCGCGGGCAATTGCGGGGCAAGGGGCCTGAATTTGCTAGAATTCCCGGTTCTTTCACCCAGTGACCGAGAATGGCCGGAAAGCTCTACATCCAGACCCACGGCTGCCAGATGAACGAGTACGACTCCGACCGCATGGCCGAAGTGCTGGCGGCGTCGCACGGCCTGGAGCTGACCGACGACGAATCGGCCGCCGACGTCATCCTGGTCAATACCTGCTCGATCCGCGAGAAGGCGCAGGAAAAGGTGTTTTCCCAGCTGGGTCGGTGGCGCCCGCTCAAGGAGGCCCGGCCCGGGGTCGTGATCGGCGTCGCCGGCTGCGTTGCCAGTCAGGAAGGCGACCGCATCCTCAAGCGCGCGCCGTTCGTCGACCTGGTGTTCGGTCCGCAGACCATCCATCGCCTGCCGCAGATGCTGGACCGTGTACGAGAGGACGGTCGGGCTGCGGTCGACGTGAGCTTTCCGGAGATCGAGAAGTTCGATCACCTGCCGCCGCCCGGTGCGAAGGGCCCCACGGCGTTCGTGTCGATCATGGAAGGCTGCTCGAAGTACTGCACCTTCTGCGTGGTGCCCTACACCCGCGGAGAAGAGGTCAGCCGGCCGCTCGACGACGTGATCGCGGAGATCGCCCAGCTCGAGGCCCAGGGCGTGCGCGAGATCAACCTGCTCGGCCAGAACGTCAACGCCTACCTGGGTCCGACCCATGACGGCGGAACGGCGGATCTCGCGATGCTGATCCGCTACGTTGCCGCCTTCGACGGCATCGAGAGGATCCGCTTCACGACCTCGCACCCGGTGGAGTTCTCCGATCGCCTGGTCGAGGCCTATGCCGATACGCCGAAGCTGGCCAACTACCTCCACTTGCCGGTCCAGTCCGGCTCGGACCGGGTGCTGGCGCTGATGAAGCGGGGTCACACGGTGCTCGAGTACAAGGACCGCATCCGCAAGCTGCGCGAGGCGCGGCCGGACATTTCCCTGTCGTCGGATTTCATCGTCGGCTTCCCGGGTGAAACCGAGACCGACTTCGAGCAGACCATGAAACTCATCCGCGACCTGAACTTCGACCAGTCGTTCAGCTTCATCTACTCGGCCCGCCCGGGTACGCCGGCCGCGAGCCTGCCCGACAACGTGCCGATGGAGGTCAAGAAGGCCCGGCTTCAGCGCCTGCAGGCGCAGCTCAACGAGCAGGCGCACGCGATCTCCGAGGCCATGGTCGGGTGCACCGAGCGGGTGCTGGTCGAGGGGCCCAGCCGCAAGGACCCCAAGGAACTGGCCGGACGCACGGAGAACAACCGCGTGGTCAATTTCCAGGGACCGGCCTCGCTGATCGGTCGCTTCGTCGAAGTCGAGATCACCGCGGCGCTTTCGAACTCCCTGCGCGGGCGCATTCCTGCCCGCGAAGTGGCCTGAATGGCCGCGTCCACGCAACCGGTCACGCTCGAACTGGAGCCGGCCGACAACGAGCGGCTGGCCAACCTGTGCGGGCCCTTCGACGAGCACCTGCGCCTGATCGAGAAACGGCTCGGCGTCTCGGTCAACGCGCGCGGCAACCTGTTCGCGATCGAGGGCGAGGCCGACGCCACGGGCGCGGCCCGTCGCGTGTTGCGAAAGCTGTTCCGGCAGACCGAGCGCGAGGTGCTCACGCCGGCGCTGGTCAATCTCAGCCTGCAGGCCTCGGGCCTGGACGAGGCCGAGGACGGCGAGCGGGAGACCGTGATCCGGACCAAGCGCGGCCTGATCCGGGCGCGCGGCCCGAACCAGCGGCGCTACCTGGAGCGGATCGCCAACCACGACATCAACTTCGGCGTCGGCCCGGCCGGAACCGGCAAGACCTTCCTCGCGGTGGCCTGCGCAGTGGATGCACTGGAGTCGGACCGCGTCCAGCGCATCGTCCTGGTGCGCCCTGCGGTCGAGGCCGGGGAGCGGCTCGGGTTCCTGCCCGGCGACCTGGCCCAGAAGGTCGACCCCTACCTGCGCCCGCTCTACGACGCGCTGTACGAGATGATGGGCTTCGAGAAGGTCGGCCGATTGATCGAGCGCAACGTCATCGAGGTCGCCCCGCTGGCCTACATGCGCGGCCGCACGCTCAATGACGCCTACGTGATCCTCGACGAGGCGCAGAACACCACGCCGGAACAGATGAAGATGTTCCTGACCCGGATCGGCTTCGGTTCGCGGGCCGTGATCACCGGCGACCAGACCCAGATCGACCTGCCGCCGAAGACCCTGTCCGGCCTGAAGCAGGCGATCGAACTGCTGCGCGGCGTCGAGGGGGTCGGTCAGACCTTCTTCGATGCGCGCGACGTGGTGCGGCATCCGATCGTGCGACGGATCGTCGAGGCCTACGAACGGGCCGATGCGGCCAGGGACGACGATGGGAATTGACGTCCAGCACGCCGTGGCCCTGGACGGCGTGCCGTCCGATGCCGACCTGGTCCGCTTCGCCGCGGCCGCGCTGCCCGACAGCGGCGCCGAGGTCGAGATCTGCCTGCGGGTGGTCGACGAGGCCGAAAGCCGCGCGCTGAATCGCGAATGGCGAGGCAAGGATGCGCCGACCAACGTGCTGAGCTTTCCCGCTTCGCGCCCGCCCGGCCTGCCCGAGGCGGTCGAGCTGCCGTCGCCGGCCGGCGACGTGGTGCTGTGCGCTCCCGTGATCGCGCGCGAAGCGCGGGACCAGGGCAAGCCTCCGGCCGACCACTGGGCTCATCTGGTGATCCACGGCATCTTGCACTTGCGCGGCTTCGACCATATGCAGGAAGAAGAGGCGGAGCGTATGGAGACGGTCGAGCGCGAGCTGCTGGCCGAACTCGGCATCGCCGACCCGTACCGGGACGCGGACGCGCCCGGCCGATGACCGATCCTGCGAGCGACCCATTGACCCACAAGGAGAGTGGACCTTCCCTTCGATGAACGACGACTCATCCAACAGTAGCAACGGCTCTGCGGGCCGTTCGTGGCTGGAGCGCCTCGGGCGCGCCTTCGGCAGCGAACCGCGGAGCCGGGACGACCTGATCGAGCTGATTCGCGAGGCCACCGAGAGCGGCTTGATCGAATCCGACACGCTGGCCATGATCGAAGGCGCGCTGGAGGTCGACGAGCTCCAGGTCCGCGACGTCATGATTCCCAGGTCCCAGATGGTCGTGCTGTCCCAGGGCAGCTCACTGGACGACATTCTCCCGATCATCCTCGAGTCCGGCCACTCCCGGTTCCCTGTGGTCGGCGAGGACAAGGACGAGATCCAGGGCATCCTGCTGGCCAAGGACCTGCTGCGGCTGGTCGGCCGCGACAGCGACGTGGCCCTGGCCGACCTGATCCGGGCGCCGGTGATCATCCCCGAGTCCAAGCGGCTGAACGTGCTGCTGCGCGAGTTCCGGGTCAACAAGAACCACATGGCCATCGTCGTCGACGAATACGGCGGCGTCTCGGGCCTGATCACCATCGAAGACGTGCTCGAAGAGATCGTCGGCGACATCGACGACGAGCACGACACGGAGGCCGTGGAGGACATCCAGCGCCTCGGCGAGGGCCGATTCCAGGTCCAGGCGCTGACCCCGATCGAGGACTTCAACGAGGCGTTGGGTACCGCGTTCAGCGACGACGAATTCGACACGATCGGCGGGCTGGTGGTGGCCGAGTTCGGGCGCTTGCCGGAAGTCGGCGAGTCGGTCGGCATCGAGGGCTGGACGTTCCGGGTGACCGCGGCCGACGATCGTCGACTGCACGCGATGGAGGTCGCCGAGGGCATCGCGGAGCCCACGCCCGAAGACGCGCTCGATGGGCCGGAGTCCTGACCTCCTGGAAAACGAGAACTCCATCACATAAATTTGCTTTTTCCGTGAGGGCAGTGCAGGATGGCCGGCGTGGCGTCGTGCCTTCGCAGCCGCCAGGCATTGCCGCCCCATCCAATTCAGGGAGAGAGCAGATGAACATCCAGAAGAACGTGCTTGCCGCGGCGATTTCCGCGACGGTTGCTGCAACATGGTGCCTGCCGGTTGCGGCCGACAATCACGAATCCGGCGACGACTACATGATCGCCATGACCGAGATCGGCGTCACGATGGGTCACGGCATGGAGTTTCGCGACGGCATGAAGGCCTACATGGAATGCTACGAGGAGAAGGGGGGTGACAATGCCTGGTCCGCGTGGTGGCCCATCGACGGCAAACTCAACACCGTGACCATCGTGTCGCGCATGGACATGTGGTCGGAGATGGGTGAGCAGGATGCGGCCAGCGAGGAATGCTGGTCCGTGGTCCGCGAGCAGGTCTGGCCGCACATGGACAGCGTCGAGCGCCGCTTCGCCAGGAAGATGTCGGACTGGAGCGGTGACGCGGAGGGCTACACGGTCGTCAAGCTGCACCAGTTCCGCGTCGGCGACGGCGCGGCCTTCCGGGAGGTGGTCGGCGAAGTGGTCGGCCACATGAAGGACGCGGACTACGAGCACATGGGCACCTGGTACGACATGGACGGCAACCACCGCTGGGAGGCCGACTACTTCGTGGTCGAGCACTTCGACGACTTCGCCGCGATGGACGAGGACCGGAAGGGCGCCAACGGCATCCTGGTCGACGCGGTCGGCGAGGAAGAGGCCGCAGCGACGTGGGATCGTTTCGACGAGTCGCTGGCCGACATGGAACCGTACTGGACCACCACGCTGCGTCGCGACGACGAGCTGAGCTTCTCGCCTTCGGACGACTAGCGCCTGGAGACATCGATCCGGCCGCCGGATCGATGCCGAAGAGCTGCAGGAAAAACGGCCCGGGATGTCCCGGGCCGTTTCCATTCCGGTTTGCTGCGCTTCGCGCGCTCAGCTGGCCTCGGCCCAGACCTCCATCGGCGGGCAGGAGCAGACCAGGTTTCGATCGCCGTAGACGTTGTCGACGCGGCCGACCGAGGCGAAGAACTTGCCCAACCTCAGGGACGCGACCGGCCAGCCGGCCTGTTCGCGGGAATAGCCGTGCGACCAGTCGTCGGCGCTGAGTTCGGCGATCGTGTGCGGCGCCATCTTCAGCGGGTTGTCGTCGGCATCGAAGTCGCCGCTGGCGACCCGATCGATCTCCCCGCGGATGGCGATCATCGCCTCGATGAAGCGATCGAGTTCTTCGCGAGATTCGCTCTCGGTCGGCTCGATCATCAGCGTCCCGGGCACGGGCCACGACATGGTCGGTGCGTGGAAACCGTAGTCGATCAGGCGCTTGGCGACGTCTTCCTCGGAGATGCCGGCCGACTCCTTGAACGGCCGCAGGTCGACGATGCACTCGTGCGCGATGCGCCCGTTGCGGCCCGTGTAGAGGATGTCGTAGTGATCCTTCAGGCCCTCGGCGATGTAGTTGGCGTTGAGAATGGCGACCTCGGAGGCGCGCCGCAGCCCGTCGCGGCCCATCAGCGCGATGTAGGCCCAGGAGATCGGCAGGATCGCGGCCGAGCCCCAGGGCGCGGCCGCCACCGCCGGGTTGGTGCCGGCGCCGGCTCCGAGCACGCCGCTGACGTGACCGGGCAGGAACTCGGCCAGGTGCTCGCGCACGCCGATGGGACCGACGCCCGGGCCGCCGCCACCGTGCGGGATGCAGAAGGTCTTGTGCAGGTTCAGGTGGCAGACGTCGGCATAGTCGGCCACGCGCGAGATGCCGACCAGGGCGTTCATGTTGGCGCCGTCGAGGTAGACCTGACCGCCGGCGTCACGAACGCTCTGGCAGATCGCGATGACGTCTTCCTCGAACACGCCGTGGGTCGACGGATAGGTGATCATCAGCGCGGCCAGTTCGTCGCGGTGCTTCTCGATCTTGGCGTTCAAGTCGTCGCGGTCGATGTTGCCGCTGTCGTCGCAGCCGACGACCACGATCCGGTAGCCGACCATCTGCGCGCTGGCCGGGTTCGTGCCGTGCGCGGACGACGGGATCAGGCAGACATCGCGGTGGCCCTGGCCTCGGGCGGCCTGGT
Above is a genomic segment from Halomonas denitrificans containing:
- a CDS encoding PhoH family protein — encoded protein: MAASTQPVTLELEPADNERLANLCGPFDEHLRLIEKRLGVSVNARGNLFAIEGEADATGAARRVLRKLFRQTEREVLTPALVNLSLQASGLDEAEDGERETVIRTKRGLIRARGPNQRRYLERIANHDINFGVGPAGTGKTFLAVACAVDALESDRVQRIVLVRPAVEAGERLGFLPGDLAQKVDPYLRPLYDALYEMMGFEKVGRLIERNVIEVAPLAYMRGRTLNDAYVILDEAQNTTPEQMKMFLTRIGFGSRAVITGDQTQIDLPPKTLSGLKQAIELLRGVEGVGQTFFDARDVVRHPIVRRIVEAYERADAARDDDGN
- the ybeY gene encoding rRNA maturation RNase YbeY, which encodes MGIDVQHAVALDGVPSDADLVRFAAAALPDSGAEVEICLRVVDEAESRALNREWRGKDAPTNVLSFPASRPPGLPEAVELPSPAGDVVLCAPVIAREARDQGKPPADHWAHLVIHGILHLRGFDHMQEEEAERMETVERELLAELGIADPYRDADAPGR
- a CDS encoding CBS domain-containing protein yields the protein MNDDSSNSSNGSAGRSWLERLGRAFGSEPRSRDDLIELIREATESGLIESDTLAMIEGALEVDELQVRDVMIPRSQMVVLSQGSSLDDILPIILESGHSRFPVVGEDKDEIQGILLAKDLLRLVGRDSDVALADLIRAPVIIPESKRLNVLLREFRVNKNHMAIVVDEYGGVSGLITIEDVLEEIVGDIDDEHDTEAVEDIQRLGEGRFQVQALTPIEDFNEALGTAFSDDEFDTIGGLVVAEFGRLPEVGESVGIEGWTFRVTAADDRRLHAMEVAEGIAEPTPEDALDGPES
- the gdhA gene encoding NADP-specific glutamate dehydrogenase — protein: MNDDKRFDGDRKDLERFMDGVVQRNPDEKEFHQAVHEVAADVLPFIAEHDRYQRGKLLERMTEPDRVVSFRVSWIDDQGQPQVHRGWRVQFNNAIGPYKGGLRFDPGLTESVLKFLGFEQCFKNALTGLPIGGAKGGANFDPKGRSDDEIMRFCQALMNQLVHYIGPNRDIPAGDIGVGQREIGYLFGQYRTLTREFVGALTGKGVSFGGSELRTEATGYGVLYFVQDMLDRADGDLDGQRIAISGAGNVALHAAEKAIALGARVVTLSDSGGTMHDADGLEREQLETVKRMKQDRGCRIEQVAEKLGWDFQEGKAPWAAECDIALPCATQNELDGDDAQTLIDNGCRLVAEGANMPCTADAVERFQDADVLYAPGKAANAGGVAVSGLERAQNAQHLVWTRDRVDDELQKIMRDIHDRCERHGGDGNGGPVNYRKGANIAGFEKLADAMIAQGVL
- the miaB gene encoding tRNA (N6-isopentenyl adenosine(37)-C2)-methylthiotransferase MiaB — translated: MAGKLYIQTHGCQMNEYDSDRMAEVLAASHGLELTDDESAADVILVNTCSIREKAQEKVFSQLGRWRPLKEARPGVVIGVAGCVASQEGDRILKRAPFVDLVFGPQTIHRLPQMLDRVREDGRAAVDVSFPEIEKFDHLPPPGAKGPTAFVSIMEGCSKYCTFCVVPYTRGEEVSRPLDDVIAEIAQLEAQGVREINLLGQNVNAYLGPTHDGGTADLAMLIRYVAAFDGIERIRFTTSHPVEFSDRLVEAYADTPKLANYLHLPVQSGSDRVLALMKRGHTVLEYKDRIRKLREARPDISLSSDFIVGFPGETETDFEQTMKLIRDLNFDQSFSFIYSARPGTPAASLPDNVPMEVKKARLQRLQAQLNEQAHAISEAMVGCTERVLVEGPSRKDPKELAGRTENNRVVNFQGPASLIGRFVEVEITAALSNSLRGRIPAREVA